The Oncorhynchus nerka isolate Pitt River linkage group LG12, Oner_Uvic_2.0, whole genome shotgun sequence genome includes a region encoding these proteins:
- the LOC115138820 gene encoding uncharacterized protein C14orf132-like, with the protein MTGAFMDSSPNDNYSADHSLFNSSASVHAASAAASAQAQQDDQSSSSDAIWLWIAIIATIGNIVVVGVVYAFTF; encoded by the coding sequence ATGACAGGGGCCTTCATGGACTCCTCACCCAATGACAACTACAGTGCCGACCACTCGCTCTTCAACTCCTCGGCCAGTGTCCACGCTGCCTCTGCGGCTGCCTCAGCCCAGGCCCAGCAGGATGACCAGTCCTCGTCCAGTGATGCCATCTGGCTCTGGATTGCCATCATCGCTACTATCGGCAACATTGTGGTGGTGGGAGTGGTCTACGCATTCACCTTCTGA